In Pseudobdellovibrionaceae bacterium, the following proteins share a genomic window:
- a CDS encoding class I SAM-dependent methyltransferase: MKSVSAEGKSLREKSIEDFGDQWTRYQDNEGYYGSSALFADMLSGLMTAPEFVGKEVLDVGSGTGRIVHMILTAGAQTVHAVEPSKAMDVLRQNLAPFGDRVVCHQVAGDQIPNVQVDLATSIGVLHHIPEPEPVVKKVFAVLKPGGRFLFWVYGYEGNEAYLRLIMPLRKLTARLPDFLLRGFCHLLNVALAVYVLLCRVLPLPLRGYMNEVIGHFSWKKRFLVIFDQLNPAYARYYTGDEAEKLMADGGFTQIQRSHRHGYSWTVIGVKPENKSKP; encoded by the coding sequence GTGAAGTCAGTCTCCGCCGAAGGCAAGTCCCTGAGAGAGAAGTCCATAGAGGACTTTGGTGACCAATGGACTCGCTATCAGGATAATGAAGGTTACTATGGTTCCTCCGCCTTGTTTGCGGACATGCTATCGGGTCTGATGACAGCACCGGAGTTTGTTGGCAAGGAGGTTTTGGACGTGGGAAGCGGCACAGGTCGAATCGTCCACATGATTTTGACTGCGGGTGCGCAGACCGTCCACGCGGTTGAACCCTCTAAGGCGATGGATGTCTTACGCCAGAATCTTGCCCCCTTTGGTGACCGTGTTGTCTGTCATCAGGTCGCCGGCGATCAGATCCCCAATGTGCAAGTGGATTTGGCCACCTCTATTGGTGTTCTTCACCATATTCCTGAACCGGAACCGGTGGTAAAAAAGGTCTTTGCAGTCTTAAAGCCTGGAGGGCGGTTTTTGTTTTGGGTCTACGGCTACGAGGGAAACGAAGCCTATTTGAGGCTTATCATGCCCCTGCGAAAGCTCACGGCCCGCCTGCCAGATTTTTTACTCCGTGGTTTTTGCCACTTATTGAATGTGGCTCTCGCGGTCTATGTTCTTCTTTGTCGAGTGCTGCCCCTTCCTTTGCGGGGATACATGAATGAGGTGATCGGTCACTTCTCGTGGAAAAAACGCTTTCTGGTGATCTTTGACCAGCTCAACCCCGCCTATGCCCGATATTATACGGGTGACGAAGCCGAAAAATTAATGGCCGATGGCGGTTTCACCCAGATTCAGCGCAGTCATCGCCATGGCTACAGTTGGACGGTTATTGGCGTAAAGCCGGAGAATAAATCAAAGCCTTGA